In the genome of Ursus arctos isolate Adak ecotype North America unplaced genomic scaffold, UrsArc2.0 scaffold_22, whole genome shotgun sequence, the window GGAGGAGGCGAGGTGCTTCGGCAGCCAGGATCTGCAGACCCTGCTGAATCTGTAGCAGGGCGTGCATGGCGCGAGGGTTGGCCACGGCGGCCTGAAGGTGCAGTAGCCCCGGCAGCTGCCGGCGCATCTCGTCCTGCAACGGTGGGACCTGGCTCGTGCTGGTAGGCCTCAGAGACCTTGGGTAAGCTGGTGGGGGCAGCCAGGCATGCTCAGGCATCCCGGGGGTAGCTGCCATGGGGGACGGCGGCGAAGGGACAAACGGCGCCCTGTCGGCAGCACGCCCTAGCCCTAAGACAAGGTCAGGCATGTTGGTGCTGTGGCCAGCGGAGCCATTCCCTGCACCACCTTGGCCTCCATCTTGTCCAGTACTGCTCTCTGGGGGGTATCTCAGGAATGATGGGCGAGAGGACTTTCCCTTGATGGCTACCGACTCTTTGCGGAGAGGCTGGCCTGACTCACGTTCCTGGGAGGAGGACGAAGTTGGGGGCGTTCGATttcctggtggtggtggttcttGGCTCGGATTGAGGGTGGATGAAGTCCCTTGCAGATAGGTTCCCAGGGACTGGGGGGTCTCACGTAATTGCTGAAGATAGTCATAGAGCCCTATATTGCCCAGAATGTTGGGAACCCTGTTTCTAGTTTCAGATACATCCTGGTCCCCGGGACGCCTGCCTCGCCTGCCTCCTGAGCTTCCATATGTGGAAGcccaggggttggggagagggtcACAGTTCTCTGTCCTGGAAGgtatgctgctgctgctggtggcatTAGCAGTAGTGGCAGCAGCAAAGGGATTGCCACCAAACCGCTCCTGTACCGCATTAAGCATCGGGTCCATAATGTCTGTGTACATGGTACGAAGCACATTGTAGCCACCGGGGATGCTCTCCAGGTTACTGAGCGCCCGGTCCTGGCTACGCATCATCTCTTGCATCATGGCTGGGTTGCGTAGAAACTCCAGCGTCTGCcgcatgatttcagggttgttgAGAATATGCCCGATCTCGGGGTTGTGCTGGACCAGCTGCTGCATATGGGGGTTGTCAAGAACCAGCTGGCGCATTAGGCCTGTATTGGACAGCAGACCCTGGATGAAAGGGTCATCAATGATCTGAGCCACAAACTCAGGCACAGAGACATGCTGCCACATCAGTGAGCTTGGCTGGTCAGAGAAACTACCAGAGGTCAGGCCTAGCCCGTTGAGGCCTGTAAGAACACCTAAACTAAAGGTGGGTGGCCCGTCTGCTGGGTAAATGGAGCTTGGTTGAGGGAATgacccagggctgggggctggggcagggactgAAGCAGCCGGACACTCAGTGCCCATGGTACGGCGTTGCATCTTGATGACCAGGTGGACAGTGAGGCCATCTCGCACTCCACACTGTGCCAGTGAGTCAGGGTCCTTGAGGATTTTGCCAGCAAAGATTAGGACCAGCTGATCAGGGTGGGCCTTAAAGCGCTCGGATATCTCTTCCTTCAGCTGCTGGATGGTGCAAGTGTCTGTCACCGAGAAATCCTCCTTGTCCTTGGGCGTCTTCACTGTCACCTTGATGAGGTGGGGATCCTGGATCGGTGCTGGGCTGCCCTGTGGCAGGGCCTCTCCGCTTTTGGCCATGGTGGGCAGCAGGAGGCCCAGGTCTGTGGGGACAcagctgggggatggggatggggtaCCAAGATCATCCTTTCAGGCAGTGGTGAAAGTAGGAAAGGTGAGCGGGAAGAGGGCTTGGGGTCTCAGGGTGTGGGCACAGGGAGTCTGCGTGGAAGGGGCAGTGAGGTCCTCGGGATGGGATGCTTGTGGAGGATTATGGGTCTGAGTGGTGTTGGGTCGGGAGAGGGAAACTGGATGCCCTGAGAAAGAGGTCTATGGTTGGTGAGTGAAGGGCAACGGCAGGAAGAAGGGTCTGGGTCGGGGCATACATACCAGTCAGCTGTGGCCCCGTCCTTCCTCTTATACAGGGCTCCAAACCGCCCTCATCTTGCTAACAGCCACCCCTGAAGCCTTCTGGGCCGGAACCCACTCCATCAGGtcacctctgtgacctcagcacTGACATCACAGCCTCACACAATGGATTCTTGAGATCTCTCCGAGGTGCCCTGTATCCCCAGGAACTCCACCACCCCCCTTTACCTCTTCTATTTCCTTTACGTTGACGGCTTCTTCACAGTGAGGGGCCTGGGCTGACCCTTCCATCACAGGCCAAGAGCCCTACTTCCGCACACCTGTGTGTGGTGCGTGGGAATCAGCCTAGGATTGCACAATTAGGAAGGCTTAGCCCCCTCTGTTCCCGTGAAGACCCAAATTCAGCTGCACCCTGAATTGTTCTTCCTGGCATTCTATGTTTCCGTCTTCTCTTTGATTCAACATTAGCCGTGAATTTTGTATAGAGCTTCAGCATATTGACTTCCTGATGGGCAAGATCAAGAATATGAGAGAGAGGCCAAAAACGACATgcagtttttatttcactttttaaaaatattagttattcCCCAGAAGAACCCAAAGAATGCATTGGCAATTTActgatattaaaaacaacaacagcagggcatgaaggtgtgtgtgtgtgtgtgtttaagattttatttatttattcatgagagactgagagagaaagagagagggagacagagggggaaggaggctccccactgagcagggagctgatagAGGACACGGTCCCAGGGCCCTTGGGATCACGACATGAACCAAacgcagacgctcaactgactgagccacccaggtgccccagggaataAAGTTGttaaatagaaaacccagaattcAGAGTCACATGCATTTGAGATGTTTATTTTATACCCAAATGGACATGAAGGGAGGGAGTTCCCTACCGCGAGTCTACAGTTCATCAGCATGGGCAGAGTATTTAGAATCATAAGACTCGTGAGTATAGTAACAGGATAAAGGTAAAAAGACCAAGGCAGGGGCACTACATATTGACATGTCTGGAATATTAGATGTGTTCCACAAAGGAAATTGAGAAGAAATGAAACATCCAGTgagaaaaaggggaggggggagaacaaagcaaaggaagaagagtTCAGAAAGGAGAGAGTAACTGGTGGTGTCGATGATGCTGGTAGGTCAGGAAGATACAGGCAGAGAACTGACCACTGGGTTTGACAAGAGAATGGGGACCGCGATGGGCCTAGGCTTGGAAGAGTGGAGGGGGCAGAAATCTGACTGGATGGGTTTAAAAGCGAGTGGGTTTAAAAGAGAGTGGGTTGGAAATGAAGTAGATTCAATAAGAGTTTGTACTTAAGAGAAAGGTTATGATGGCTGCATGGAAATGTGGGCTTAGGgaaacttctgttttgttttatcttaagCTGAGAATATTACATCATGCTTTTATTCTGATGGGAACAACACAATGAGGAGGGACAAATGAtgcagaagggagagaaaataattgCAGGACTAAGCCATTGAGTAGATGAATTAGAGAGACTGGGGTCAGTGGCCAAGTCAAGAGCTTGATTTTGGTCTTTATTCATAACAGGATGGAGCACAGAGTGTACGGGCTGTCAGTGGATCACCAGATTTCAGTTATGGCGAAAAGGCGGGGATCATGTAGGGAAAGGTTAGAGGTAGAGTAGGGTTTTGCTGTTGCTAAATTATGAGTTCTAAATGGTAGGTGGAAAGGTTTGGAGAATTGATGACCAGTGGAAAATTGGGTCACATGAGGGATTTTTGGAGCATATTGGGATAAGAATCAGAAAGATGACACAACAGAGTTTGAGCTTTTCAGGTAACGTGAGGCAAACAGGGTATGAAGCTTAACTAGGTAGATTAATTGATTGgatagggactcctgggtggctcagttggttaagcatctgacccttggttttggctcacgtcatgatctcagggtcctggggtcaagccccacttCAAGCCCCGAGTGGAGCCCCATGGTGCGCAGTCCACtgggggttctctctctccctctccttctgccctcttcCTGCTGGagctctctaaataaacaaacaaacaaatacataaataaaatctttaaaaaaaaaaggatgaattgATTGGATGAAGGCACCTTAATGGGAAAGTGGAAAATCCATTTTAGATGTAATTCTTTCTTGAGACCTATCTTTCTGCTAGTTTGAGGGGGGAGTGGGAGTCTGGCAGTCGATCTGCAGGTGTGCTTGGAGTTTTGTGGACCCTCCTTCAGTCTTGCTGATGGCAgtgtcagggctggaggaggggtaGTCTGTGAGGAGCACACGGATTTCTGTGGGTACCCTCTGCAGACCAGAGTCTGAGTCCACGTCATCACCTCCACTGCTCCAGCCACAACCAGCTCCCACCTGCTCCATTTCAAGAACTACCTCACTAGTGGGCCCACTTTCACTTCAACCTCTAGCACAGTCTTTTCCCACTTGGCAGCCAGACCCATGCCCTGAAACACCTGCATTGTTTGCTCGAAATCCAGCAGGGATTTTCTACTGCATTCATAGTAAAATCCAGAGTCCTTACCAGACCCTACAAAGTTCTTCCTGATGTCCTGTTTTTCCTCCCATTGTTTAGTTCACTCCACTCCAGCTACAACATCTTGTTATTCCTCAAACACATCAAGAATATTCCCACATCACGCTTTTACTCCTAGGTagcctcctctgcctggaacatatTTCTCCCTAAGGGAGTGTGTGTGTTCAGTTCTCCCAGTTTCTTCTGATTTCTGATCAATTATTGCCTTTCCAGAGAGGCCTTCCCAGATTACCCTGTGTGTAGAAGACCTTAGCCTGCTTCATTTTTCCTCATAGCAGTTATTCATAGGTTAAGTAGAATACAGTCTTATGCCCACAAAAGTAAACTCCTAAATAAAGGAACTTAATTTGCCCACTGCTATTTCTTCAATGCCTAAAACAATATTTGACTTATGAAATTATTTGACTTATTTGACTTTATTTGCCCACTGCTATTTCTTCAATGCCTAAAACAATATTTGACTTATGAAATTATTTGGCTTATTTGACTTTATTTGGCCACTGCTATTTCTTCAATGCCTAAAACAATATTTGACTTATGTAATAGTTTACATGCCAATTGGCTGGGATACTCctagggaggcaggaagaggaggagatggggcctttgcTAGGCACAGAAAACACAAGCTATGGACATTAGATATGCTGAAGGATGTGTTTTCTCGGAAGGtgccatgccccccacccccgccccggacGCCTGAGTTTTGGTGATGGGAATATGCAGTCAGGGTAAGCAACTGTATCTCTCTGTGCTAAAGAGAGAATAGGGACAGTCCAGCAAACTGACAGGACTGTCAGCAAAGTCCTACGAGTTTGACAGTGGCAGTTAGGAGGAGATTCCTGAAGAGGATAAAGACTTACGGAGACCTGGCTGAAATGTGGACTTCTCCTACCCTAGCCCACCAGGCCATTCTTCTTCCACTTTCAAACTGGAACAACTTGGACTTGGGAAATTGAGGAAATCTTTATGACTACTTATGTGTCTATCTACAGGAATTTTCCTTTTGTATGGCTACGTTATGACTGTCTTCCCCTACACGTGGGTCTGCGTATGTCTTAGGTATTTGTGCGTTGCTGTGCATGCCCATGACTGTGTGTGCAGGGTGTTGAATGTATGTGCCTGTACACGTGAACCTTTGGCTATGTGACCTCGTGTATGTGTGCACAGCATATGCATGACCTTGGGTATGTGAGCATGGTATGATGTCTGAGTTTGTGGGTCTATGTACACAACCGTGATTCTCTATATTAATATCTgcacatggtgtgtgtgtgctcatgtgtGGATTGTAGATGAGACAGGGGTATCACTCACAGATAGTTTCCTTTTTTGCAGAAGAAACAAAGCGAAACCTCAGATGTGGGCATGTGGGAGTAGCCATTTTATTGACAGATCTTCTACCCATGGCCAGTGGTCTATTATTCAGTGGAGAAAACATTGTTTGGTTTCTCCTGTTCCAGGACTTCTCCTGGCTGGAAGCATCAGAAGAGGTGGAAGGGGCAGATGATGTGGTCAAATGGGTCAGCAGGCAGGTAACAAGCAAATAAGTAGGCACGGTGGTTAGAATCCTTGGGATCTCCTGAGCTTGCGAATAGCGGCACTGGTGTCCCCCTCAGTAGCGATGAGTGCCTGCAGATTGGCATGGTGGTTCCCAAATCCCATGGCCTGGAGAGACTCCATCTGCTGACTGAAACGAATCTCAGGGGCTTGTGGAAGTTGGGAAGGGTCTTCAGCTAAGGACTGTAGCTTCTGCTGGACGGTTCCAGATTTGTGGCAGCATTCAGGATCTTTGGGTTCAGCAATATCTGGCACATCCCAGGCCCAGGGCACCGTGTCAGGGTAGCTGCAGCTGGGGGCAGGAAGCCAACCCAGGCCCCATAGGTAGGGTGCAACCCAGGGTAGAACAACAGGAGCCTCTGTGGCCAACAGCTGCAGACCCTGCTCAATCTGCAATATTGCTTGTGATGCTTTAGGGTTGGCTAGGGCTATCAGCATGTCGGGAAGCTGTGTCTGCTGCAGGAATGCGGGCAGCTGCTGCCTACACTGTTCACTCAGCTGGGGCATACTTATGAACAACATCACCTGGGCTGCCAAGTACGGGTTGTTCAAAAGCAACTGCATCATGTTTCCTGTGATCTGGGAGCTGATCTGCTCATCTGAAGCCTGGAGGTCGTCTTCTAATTTCTGGTCAGACCTATCTAGAGAGATGGTGCCATCTTTATCCTCTGCCTGGGGCTGCTGGGTGAGCTCTATGCTAGGTAAGGCTGGTACCCCAGCCGGCTGCTGAACGGGACAGGTGTGACTCCGGCACGTGGCGGAGATAGTGGTGGCATAGGCACTGGGAGTATGGTTCACCCTGTTGGGGGTGACGTTGGCTGAGGTGATGGAGGATAAACCACGAGAACTAGTATAGATGACTCGGGTTGTAGGGAGCTGTGGGAGCTGGTCCCGCCGTTCCTGGGGTGGTGTTGGAGATGGAGGTGAGGATTGAACTTGTTCCAAAACTTGTCCTTCCAGGAGAGCTGTGAAAGGATTGCCCCCAAAGGGATCTTGTGAGCTGTTGAGCATTTGGTCATTGCAATCAACATAACTCTGACCCAGGGCGTTGTCCCCACCGGGCATTGTCTCTAAGCCCAAGTGTGCCTGTGGGCTCAGTGGATGCTCAAGATTCTGTTCAGGTTGCTGGATCTGCATTATCTCTTGAATCACAGCAAGGTTTCTGGCCAGCTCCAGAGTCTGCCATAGGATCTCAGAATTGTCGAGGATGTGGGAGACTTCTGGGTTCTGCTGCATCAGTTGTTGCATGTCTGGGTGTTCTGAGATGAACTGTCTCATGAGGTCTGTGTCAGACAGGAGCTGCTGGATACTAGGATTCTGTAGCATCTGTGCTATGTACTCTGGACTACCCACTTCCAGATCCTGGGTATGCGTTTTGGGTGCATCAGACTCCACGAGGAGGGCTGATTCCACTGGGGTGTGACTCACACCGGCAGGTTGGTACACTCCATTGCTGTTTCCTTCGGTGTTTCTGTCCCGGTGGCAGGGCTCTTCGGTCAGCAGCTTCCGGGAGGAATGGGCTAGGGATCTGGAGCTGCGTTTGGACTTGATGACCAAGTGAATGGTGTGGCCATCTAGGATGCCCCTCTGGCTCAGTGTGTCATGGTCTTTGAGAAGGCGGCCCATGAAGACCAGCACGAGTTGGTCCACCTGGCACTTAAAGTGAGTGGATAGCTTCTCCTTGAATTGCCTCACTGAGGTGTCATCTGCTATCATAAAGTCTTCCTGCTTGCCTGCAGTCTTCACTATCACTCGGGTGACACTTGAAGAGATTTTCTTGTCTGCAGGCAAACCAGAAGGACGCCCACTCTGGGCCATCCTGGGCGTTCGAGAGATGACATGCGGCATGGACCTCAGTGAGCAGGCAGATGGTGAGCAGGTAGAAGCCGGGGCAGAAGGGGTGAGGGCAGACGGATGTTTCTGCAGGCCTTCGTCTCAGGTGTTGTATTCTTAGGCCAAAGGCTAGTTTCCTTGTTGCCCAGAGAGGGATGACTGACCAGGCTGGGGCCAGGTATTTTGCGATGTTATatcatcccccaccccacttctccAGATGTGGCCCAGCTGAGGCCTGTCGTGGCTACTGACTCATACTTGGTACTAGGTGGACTAAGTAAAGATGACTCCACCCAGGgctgcccctcccttctgccccacccACCAAGACCATAACCTCTTCAAAAAAGGGATATTGTGATGTCAACTCTAGTCTCACAGTCTCTGCCAGGACCAGCTGGGGAAGGGAGACatatgtgtgggggtggggtgggatcaCCAGATctccataataaaataaaataaagtcattttccaGAAAATGGAGGACAAAGTTCTCAGGAtggaactatttaaaaaaaaatgggaatgcctgggtggctcagtcagttcaacgtctgccttcagctcaggtcatgattccagggtccggagattgagcccctgctcattggggagcctgcttctccctctccctctgtcttctgttctccccgcttctgctctctctctctctctctgtcacataaattttaaaaattttaaaaatcttaaaaaaaaaagtccagattGTTTATGTGAGATGTGTTCTTGTCTGTGGTGTGTGGGTCCCTGTTGGGATGGCAGGCTTGTTATGTTGAAAGTTGGGTTTGTTGAAGCCATGGATAAAACTGCATACCTGTAAGAATAGATTCTTTCCTGTAAGAAGGATCTTATTACTTTCGTTAGAGATCACAAAAAAGTGAGGCCTTACAAAGGAAAAGGGAGCAAGGACAAAGTTCACAAGTGGAAGAGGAGGTCATGATTTAGGTCATGATTTTCTTCGGCTCTAGGTTTAGGGATACTGGACTTAACTGACAGTGCTCCCATGTGGAGAAAGCTTTCCTCTATCCTAAAAGCAGCAGCAAGGCTAGCTGCGGAGGCTCCCTAAGGAACATATCAATTAAAGGCACGTGAGTCCTTCCtcgcaaaatattttttattcacctATCTCTTGGCCTTTTCTACATGTCATTTTAGCagaacttttagaaatatttgattCAGTGTCTTAGCCCAGTCTCCAGTGCCCACCTCTGTGGCATAGCATTAGGGGGAGAGATGTCTATAATTCAAGAGGTGATGGCGGAGGTGATTCGTAGTGAAATCCCTAACAGAACAGGTTTAGGCAACTAAAACAGATTCTCAGTTCCATGCAGGTTTGGAGGATGGTGCTTGATCTATATTTGGGCAGCAGATGAACTTTCCCTTAGTGGATATGTTAAAATGTGTACTTATATCTATGGAGATGGAAATATTCTACATATGAGAAAGAACCGATATGGCTGCTTGGATGTATATTTGTGAATGTTCGTATATGTGGAAGTATCAGCATGAGACAGTGTGCATGAAGTGTTCTGGTATCCTCTGTGTGACTATGAGGACTTTGGGGTCTGAAATTTTGAACATTCCATCCAACCCCATGGAAGGGAGTTAAACCATGGGGATAGATAAGTAACAGAGGTGGGGTGTCCGGGCCTCCATGTTCTCAGTGTGTTGAAGATGAGCAAAGAAATGACAGACAGTTGGCCAGGGGACTTCCTGTGTCACACCTAAAGGTTCTCTACTGAGAATGTCTAGACCACCAGCTCAGTCCCTGTCAGACCCTCCTCATGCTCAGCCATTCGCTGCTCACTTCCTAGAATGGGACTTAGGCTAAGGCCTTCTCTCAATTGCATTCAAAGTGAGATCGATTCAGGACAGGGAACCATTGATTTTCACACCGACACGCTGTCCCTTTTCTCCCGAGGTACCTGCAGGCGGCTGAGGATAAGAAAGCGGGCTTCTATACCCCTTCTAATGACCAGCTGCCCTGGGTCTCTGCACTGGGACCAGAGGCTCTCAACCTGAGACTTACCATCCTAAGCCTAGTTCATGGAATTTTATAATTGTCAGAGCTGGATTCCTGGTTTTCAAAACACAGaatagatttgttttaaaaattagagtgCAGTTCCTACAATTCTAGGATTCTAGTAAAGAGGTGTTTGTTAGTGTTAGTTTCCCAGTTAAACCCCAATCAAATCCACCTAGGCCATTACTAAAAAGAACTTTAATGTGAAGATTGAGTTATCCATTCTATAGAATTATCAATTATAAAGAATCATCAATAATAAAGACATAATCAACATTTCTCATTCAGTAGGACTGATGGCCATTTTGGGGGGTGATCCATCTGGAGGATGAGAAGGAGACATGATTCTCCCAGTACTCTGCCCCAGGGGGTCAGGGCCTGGAAGTTTTCTTGGGTGTGACAGGATGTGGTACGGTAGGAAGCCAGGAGAACTTTCCAGCTGGTAGTTTTGATTGCTTGTGCTTCAGCGTCAGGAAGCTGAGGTCATAATTGATCAGGTAGCCATCATTGTAGACATAGAGCTTGTGATCCGAGGGGGAGTAATTGATGCCATGAAGCGTTTCCAGCATCTTATCCAGCAGGATGCTGAGACGGCGCTCCCGCCCAGTGGTGGTATCAAAAGCATAGAAGATCTCCTCTTGGCGGGTGCTCAGGGGGCGTAAGGCGTAGAGCACTCCACAGGCCATGAAGGCTCCTGACATGGCTGGCTTGTACTGGCTGGTGCGCCAGGTTTTCTCCACTTCCAAGGTGCTGGTATTGAGACGGCTCACAACCAGGTTCCCCTTGCTCTCCTCAGTGGCATAGAGCACCCACAGCCCCTTCTCATCACCAGCAAAATCTATGTCTTTCCAGGACACACCAGCATAGGAGAAGCGGTTGTTGTAGGTGGCGCTGGGCAGCGGGCGTCGTAGCAGCAGAGTGTTGGAGGAGAGATTCACCTTGGCAATGTCACGTGTGCCGTAATAGTTGAAATACATGAAGTTCTCGTACACGGTATTACCGCTGCCATCGCCGTAGCCCATTGACCTCTCCACGTAGTTCTTCATCAGCACCAGGTCATCATAGGACTTGTACAGCCGGTAGTAGTCAAAGTACCTAGGCCAAGCGCCACACCAGCACCGTCAGGATACACAATGCTGATAAAAATGAGCAGGCTAATGTTCTAATTAATAGTGGGAGCTTTGGAATCAAACAGAACTGATTTGTAATCTCTCTTCCTTTACTTACAATATACTGGGACAAAAACATAACTGTAAGAAAATCAGGAATAGAAATAACATTGACATCAACTCAACAATGCCTCGTGGAAACTCTGAGtggcttatctcatttaattccagcAAAAGCCCCAGAAGGTAGCTTGTATTCCCACAGACTAGGAGACTCGGTCTCAAAAAGACTACgtaatttgctcaaagtcacttGGCTCATAACTCAAATCTGTAAAAAGAATAACATAGGAGTCTATTTCATTGCTATTAGGACTGACTGGTCCTAATAACCAGTTAGTAGACTATTCATTGCCGAGTGAGCAATCAACAAGGGATAGCTATTTTACTTTTCTACTTTATGGAGACTCTTCTGTACCTAGATTCCACTGCCTTCCACCTGCCCCTAAGACACGCG includes:
- the UBQLN3 gene encoding ubiquilin-3, which encodes MAKSGEALPQGSPAPIQDPHLIKVTVKTPKDKEDFSVTDTCTIQQLKEEISERFKAHPDQLVLIFAGKILKDPDSLAQCGVRDGLTVHLVIKMQRRTMGTECPAASVPAPAPSPGSFPQPSSIYPADGPPTFSLGVLTGLNGLGLTSGSFSDQPSSLMWQHVSVPEFVAQIIDDPFIQGLLSNTGLMRQLVLDNPHMQQLVQHNPEIGHILNNPEIMRQTLEFLRNPAMMQEMMRSQDRALSNLESIPGGYNVLRTMYTDIMDPMLNAVQERFGGNPFAAATTANATSSSSIPSRTENCDPLPNPWASTYGSSGGRRGRRPGDQDVSETRNRVPNILGNIGLYDYLQQLRETPQSLGTYLQGTSSTLNPSQEPPPPGNRTPPTSSSSQERESGQPLRKESVAIKGKSSRPSFLRYPPESSTGQDGGQGGAGNGSAGHSTNMPDLVLGLGRAADRAPFVPSPPSPMAATPGMPEHAWLPPPAYPRSLRPTSTSQVPPLQDEMRRQLPGLLHLQAAVANPRAMHALLQIQQGLQILAAEAPRLLLWLMPCLAGLGSVAGGAEPREGALMPEDAPPAPAPEGPPAQGSVELGLYSTPFLQLLQALAGANPQQPQPETHFRAQLEQLRAMGFLNPEANLQALIATGGDVDAAVEKLRQA
- the LOC113248272 gene encoding olfactomedin-4-like, with amino-acid sequence MQPALALWLPLLPLLLVLPGQTQNLQEESTLSSVNCNQKQPVYELVKNVPGSVDENGLCHCVVHLPNNLAPLKQLEQLQAITQELMHKYEQELSREAPTYSLLRLELEGARELVTQLTAKGGGSVAEDLLSQLQSQVANASLSLKLLADSDQRNLRAYRQEVDVLESRLIDCERERWQEASGPPLPPGSCAHGGLQRVSRPLVVQLNWRGFSHKAGAWGRDSTPNPDSSLYWVAPLSSGDRYFDYYRLYKSYDDLVLMKNYVERSMGYGDGSGNTVYENFMYFNYYGTRDIAKVNLSSNTLLLRRPLPSATYNNRFSYAGVSWKDIDFAGDEKGLWVLYATEESKGNLVVSRLNTSTLEVEKTWRTSQYKPAMSGAFMACGVLYALRPLSTRQEEIFYAFDTTTGRERRLSILLDKMLETLHGINYSPSDHKLYVYNDGYLINYDLSFLTLKHKQSKLPAGKFSWLPTVPHPVTPKKTSRP
- the UBQLNL gene encoding ubiquilin-like protein, with the translated sequence MPHVISRTPRMAQSGRPSGLPADKKISSSVTRVIVKTAGKQEDFMIADDTSVRQFKEKLSTHFKCQVDQLVLVFMGRLLKDHDTLSQRGILDGHTIHLVIKSKRSSRSLAHSSRKLLTEEPCHRDRNTEGNSNGVYQPAGVSHTPVESALLVESDAPKTHTQDLEVGSPEYIAQMLQNPSIQQLLSDTDLMRQFISEHPDMQQLMQQNPEVSHILDNSEILWQTLELARNLAVIQEIMQIQQPEQNLEHPLSPQAHLGLETMPGGDNALGQSYVDCNDQMLNSSQDPFGGNPFTALLEGQVLEQVQSSPPSPTPPQERRDQLPQLPTTRVIYTSSRGLSSITSANVTPNRVNHTPSAYATTISATCRSHTCPVQQPAGVPALPSIELTQQPQAEDKDGTISLDRSDQKLEDDLQASDEQISSQITGNMMQLLLNNPYLAAQVMLFISMPQLSEQCRQQLPAFLQQTQLPDMLIALANPKASQAILQIEQGLQLLATEAPVVLPWVAPYLWGLGWLPAPSCSYPDTVPWAWDVPDIAEPKDPECCHKSGTVQQKLQSLAEDPSQLPQAPEIRFSQQMESLQAMGFGNHHANLQALIATEGDTSAAIRKLRRSQGF